CGCCGAGGTCACGCTCGATTTCCGGCCGGAGGGGCTGCACGCGGTCCTGCGCATCCCGTTGGTGGCCGCTCACGCGACGGCCGGCTGAACCCTGCCGCAGGCCGGCGCCGGCGGCGGCGATCGCGCCTCTTACTGGCGATAGCCGGGATCGATCCGATCGAGCTTGCGCAGCAGCGCCGGCCAGGCGAGCGCCTGCGCCAGCATGCCCATGCCCTTGGGGCTGGACTGTTGCGCGACCTTCGCCTCGACGCCCTGCGGCGGCGCGTTGAGATGCTCCTTGCCCGCCGACAGCATCAGCACCTGCGCCTCGCATGCGCGCTCGAGGAAATAGAGCCGCACGAAACACGCGCCCACCGTCTCGCCGACCGCCAGCGTGCCGTGGTTGCGCAGGATCATCGCGTTGCGCGTGCCGAGGTCGGCGACCAGCCGTTCGCGCTCATCGAGGTCGGTCGCGATCCCCTCGTAATCGTGATAGGCGACGTCGTGGCTCGCGATCATCGCGGTCTGCGTATGCGGCAACAGGCCGAATTCCATCGCGCTCACCGCCTGTCCGTGCGGCGTATGGAGGTGCATCACCGCCGCGGCATCCTCGCGCGCCATGTGGATCGCGGAATGGATGGTGAAGCCCGCCGGGTTGACCGGGTGGCTGCTCGGGCCCACCGGCGCGCCGTTGACGTCGATCTTCACCAGGCTCGACGCGGTGATCTCCTCGAACATCATGTCGTACGGGTTGATGAGGAAATGGTGCTCCGGCCCCGGCACACGCGCCGACAAATGCGTGAAGATGAGGTCGTCCCACCCGTATAGCGCGACCAGCCGATAGGCGGCGGCAAGGTCGACACGCGCCTGCCATTCCTCGGGGCTCATCGTCGTGGGCGTGTCCGCAGGGGACGGCGCAGGGGCGATCGCAGTGGCCATGGCATCTCTCCGATTGTTCTTTGCCACCGATGCTATCGCGTCGCGCGCCGCTCCGCAATCGCAGGGCGCGCCGGCCCACTGATGCAGGTAAACGCATTTTGCCCGAAAATATCGTATGAAGACATGGTGTTGGCCAAACCGTGCCGATGTTGCGACGGAGAGAACCATGCCTGTCACACCGATGACCGACGCTGAACGTCATCAGCTCTATTACGAACGCCGCGAGGAGCAGGAGCGCCATCTGGCGACTCATGCCGGATCACCGGAAGGGCGGATCGTCCATCTGGAACTGGCGGATCGCTATGCCGCGCTCGCGCAGGATCGCGGCTCGGACCGACGCTCGCGGCTGACGATCCGCGTCTGACGGAATCGCCGCGGCGGTAACCTGTGGAAAGGGTCCGGGGGGTTCTGTTGCCCGGCCCCCCCGGCGGCCGCTGGAGTCCCCTTCTGTTGCCCGGTGGGGTCCGACCGCGCTATCTTGGTGTAACCTTAGGCCGCGAGGCCCTCAGTTACGCCGCAATCGCGAGTGCTTCGTTATCGTTGGCACTTGTGTAATGGGCCGTTGCGGTGGTCCC
This portion of the Sphingomonas sp. FARSPH genome encodes:
- a CDS encoding class II aldolase/adducin family protein translates to MATAIAPAPSPADTPTTMSPEEWQARVDLAAAYRLVALYGWDDLIFTHLSARVPGPEHHFLINPYDMMFEEITASSLVKIDVNGAPVGPSSHPVNPAGFTIHSAIHMAREDAAAVMHLHTPHGQAVSAMEFGLLPHTQTAMIASHDVAYHDYEGIATDLDERERLVADLGTRNAMILRNHGTLAVGETVGACFVRLYFLERACEAQVLMLSAGKEHLNAPPQGVEAKVAQQSSPKGMGMLAQALAWPALLRKLDRIDPGYRQ